In Coleofasciculus sp. FACHB-T130, the sequence ATTCTCTTCCACCGGCTGGAACGTTCGGAACTGCGCCAGATTGTTAGTATTCAAATCAAACAGATTGAGAAGCTGCTAGCCGATCAAAAAATCACCATCGAACTCTCGGCATCTGCCCAAGACCACTTGGCGGAAGTTGGCTACGATCCGATCTATGGTGCCCGTCCTCTCAAACGCGCCATTCAGCGTGAATTGCAAAATACCCTCGCCACAGCGCTGCTAGAAAATACCTTCGTGAGTGGCGACACCATCTTGGTTGATTGTGTGGACAATACGCTGACTTTCAGCAAAAAACAGTCCCTCAGCCTCCTTGAAGCTCAAATCATTTAACAATCATCAGTAGAGACGTTGCCTCTAAACGTCTCTACTGTTAGTCTGAAAGCAATACAACAGCCAAAATTGATGCGACAACGCCAAGAACATATCCGTGGACTTTACTGTAGCCATTTGCACATATAACGGTGCAGAACGTCTGCCCGAAGTTCTAGATCAACTGCTTCATCAAGTTGGTCCAGAGGATATTGACTGGGAAGTGCTAGTTGTTGACAACAACAGCAATGACGATACTGCTGCTGTCGTTGCTCGCTATGCAACCAATTGGCGTCAAGATAGCCAGTTGAGGTATATTTTTGAAGCCAAACAAGGCGCTGCCTATGCGCGATATCGAGCCGTACAGGAAGCTAGAAGCAGCGACTTGATTGGATTTTTGGATGATGATAATCTACCAGCAGATAACTGGATAGCCGAAGCTTATCGCTTTGGTAGCGCTCGCCCTCAAGTGGGAGCCTATGGTGGCATTATTCATGCCAAACTCGATGAACTACCACCCCCCTACTTTGAGCAAATAAAAGGGTATCTTACTATCTATAACCGAGGTGCAACGCCTTTTCACTACAAGCGTTCCGATAAACCGCGCCGAATTCCTGCTGCACCCGGTTCAGTCATCCGGAAGCAGGCATGGCAAGACGCCGTTCCTCCTCCAGAAAAACTCCTAATACCTGGCAGAGACGAGAAAACAATGGCTGCCGGAGAAGATGCCGAAATAATGTTCTATATTCAAAATAGTAAGTGGGAAGTTTGGCACAATCCCAAAATGGAGATTTGGCATCATATTCCCCCATATCGATTAGAACAAGCCTATCTACTCAGACTGGCTCATGGATATGGCCTTTCCAATCATCTCACGCGAGTCACTCGGTTTTATCGATGGCAGCGTCCCTTCCTACCTTTTTTGATACCATTTTTTACATTACGCAATAGTTTAAAGGTATTAATTTACTACCTAAAAAATAAAAGTTCTCTACCCAATAATATTGTGCAAGCTTGTGAATTTCAGTCCCAATTAGGGCAACTTTATAGCCCTTTTTTAGTAATATATAAAAAATTGCCATTCAAAGGTTTTATT encodes:
- the hpsE gene encoding hormogonium polysaccharide biosynthesis glycosyltransferase HpsE produces the protein MDFTVAICTYNGAERLPEVLDQLLHQVGPEDIDWEVLVVDNNSNDDTAAVVARYATNWRQDSQLRYIFEAKQGAAYARYRAVQEARSSDLIGFLDDDNLPADNWIAEAYRFGSARPQVGAYGGIIHAKLDELPPPYFEQIKGYLTIYNRGATPFHYKRSDKPRRIPAAPGSVIRKQAWQDAVPPPEKLLIPGRDEKTMAAGEDAEIMFYIQNSKWEVWHNPKMEIWHHIPPYRLEQAYLLRLAHGYGLSNHLTRVTRFYRWQRPFLPFLIPFFTLRNSLKVLIYYLKNKSSLPNNIVQACEFQSQLGQLYSPFLVIYKKLPFKGFINVKANFEQSQ